CTTCCGACTCAGCTGGCAGCGCTTCTATCACGACACCAGCGCAATGATCGGCTTATATGGCTTCGGTGCCATCCTGTTTCTGTGTCTGTTTGGCGGCCTGCTGGCGCCTTACGGTATCGATCAGCAGTTCCTTGGCTATCAGTTGCTACCGCCCTCATGGTCACGCTATGGCGATGTCTCGTTCTTCCTTGGCACTGACGATTTGGGGCGCGATGTCCTCAGCCGGTTGCTGAGCGGCGTGACGCCAACCGTGGGTTCGGCGATTCTGGTTACGCTGCTGGCGGCGATCTGCGCGCTGGTGCTCGGCGTGCTGGCTGGCATTACCCACGGTCTGCGTTCGGCGGTGATGAACCACGTGCTGGATACGCTGCTGTCGATCCCCTCGTTGCTGCTGGCGATCATTGTGGTGGCGTTTCTTGGCCCACGGCTGGAACACGCCATGCTGGCCGTGTGGCTGGCGCTGATCCCGCGTCTGGTGCGCGAAATCTACACCGCCGTGCACGATGAGATGGAAAAAGAATACGTGGTGGCACTTCGTCTGGATGGAGCACGTAACTTCAATATCCTGTGGAGCGCGGTATTGCCCAACGTCCTGCCGCTGCTGGTAAGTGAATT
This genomic stretch from Pantoea cypripedii harbors:
- the sapC gene encoding putrescine export ABC transporter permease SapC, which produces MPYDNIYAEKRQPGTFRLSWQRFYHDTSAMIGLYGFGAILFLCLFGGLLAPYGIDQQFLGYQLLPPSWSRYGDVSFFLGTDDLGRDVLSRLLSGVTPTVGSAILVTLLAAICALVLGVLAGITHGLRSAVMNHVLDTLLSIPSLLLAIIVVAFLGPRLEHAMLAVWLALIPRLVREIYTAVHDEMEKEYVVALRLDGARNFNILWSAVLPNVLPLLVSEFTRSLSMAILDIAALGFLDLGAQLPSPEWGAMLGDSLELIYVAPWTVMLPGAALMVSVLIVNLLGDGIRRAVEAGAE